The Mercenaria mercenaria strain notata chromosome 10, MADL_Memer_1, whole genome shotgun sequence genome contains a region encoding:
- the LOC128546421 gene encoding uncharacterized protein LOC128546421 has protein sequence MAASNHIRRLFESRKVQDALTSQGTTWKFIPKRAPWFGGWWERLIGLTKTALKKTLGRSYVNFDMLQTVVTEIEAVLNDRPLTYVSSGMNPEPLTPAHLLYGRRIITLPYHDPKDETVQSSILGGNRNINKQAKIQIKLINNFRKRWRHEYLTAIREQHRTSGRNKQSVAVGDVEHVHDEVPRALGSWQS, from the coding sequence ATGGCTGCTTCTAACCATATAAGACGTCTGTTCGAGTCGCGGAAAGTACAGGACGCCCTTACCAGTCAAGGTACCACGTGGAAGTTCATACCCAAGCGCGCTCCATGGTTTGGCGGCTGGTGGGAGAGATTAATCGGGCTCACCAAGACAGCACTGAAGAAGACTCTTGGTCGTTCTTACGTTAACTTCGACATGCTACAGACGGTAGTTACCGAAATAGAAGCTGTTTTGAATGACCGGCCACTAACGTACGTCTCTTCCGGTATGAATCCAGAACCACTCACACCAGCACATCTTCTATATGGCAGACGCATTATAACATTACCATATCACGACCCTAAAGATGAAACAGTCCAAAGTTCAATCCTTGGTGGAAACCGTAACATTAATAAACAAGCCAAGATCCAGATAAAACTGATAAACAACTTCCGGAAACGCTGGAGACACGAATATCTTACTGCTATCAGAGAGCAACATCGTACATCAGGGCGGAACAAACAATCTGTAGCGGTAGGCGACGTTGAACACGTTCATGATGAAGTTCCACGTGCACTGGGAAGTTGGCAGTCATAG